A genomic stretch from Candidatus Methanomassiliicoccus intestinalis Issoire-Mx1 includes:
- a CDS encoding helix-turn-helix domain-containing protein, translating into MAVKDDVLKAMNENGKPMSAGEVEKALGIDRKEIDKAFKELKAEGAIVSPVRCKWEPAKK; encoded by the coding sequence ATGGCAGTTAAAGATGATGTTTTAAAAGCCATGAATGAAAATGGAAAGCCCATGAGCGCAGGGGAAGTTGAAAAAGCACTTGGAATCGACAGGAAGGAGATTGACAAAGCCTTCAAAGAGCTGAAGGCAGAAGGTGCAATTGTTTCTCCAGTCCGCTGCAAATGGGAACCCGCTAAGAAGTGA
- a CDS encoding 4Fe-4S dicluster domain-containing protein has translation MKKGYRALYFPRDCYYNIEVLMDNSDAAFSHVVAAYYAGMGSIGDSHNLITKEFGPRIRLVSILTDAPIPPDDMQESNICIHCGKCLKKCPAQCFTENNGGIYAMDKERCTRHHLRIKNEHHWPCGICTSVCPVGDDLKKYRGVEVVTAAGVEHCQKHGS, from the coding sequence ATGAAAAAAGGATACAGAGCACTTTATTTCCCACGAGATTGTTATTACAATATTGAAGTTTTAATGGACAATTCTGATGCAGCGTTTTCTCATGTCGTTGCTGCATATTATGCAGGCATGGGAAGCATAGGTGACAGTCATAATCTGATTACAAAGGAATTCGGACCCCGCATCAGGCTTGTTTCCATTCTTACAGATGCTCCGATTCCACCGGATGATATGCAGGAAAGCAACATCTGCATTCATTGTGGAAAATGCCTTAAAAAATGTCCTGCACAGTGTTTTACAGAAAACAACGGCGGCATCTACGCGATGGATAAAGAAAGATGCACGAGGCATCATCTCAGGATAAAAAATGAACATCATTGGCCGTGCGGGATCTGTACAAGCGTCTGTCCTGTCGGAGATGATCTTAAAAAGTATAGGGGTGTAGAAGTTGTGACTGCTGCGGGTGTCGAACACTGTCAAAAACATGGTTCGTAA
- a CDS encoding hydantoinase/oxoprolinase family protein → MSIGLGVDTGGTFTDAAIVDLDSKKILSKAKSPTTYQDLSIGILGAIDGALSSCSIPPADIDIVGLSTTLATNSILEGKGGEVGLLGIGWTPRDDWELGCKKSTFITGGYDSWGMKSTNMNESELDKALEYICEGVDAVAVSGKFSVANPMQETRVKRMIMSKYGLPVVLGHEMSAELGIYERTVTAVLNAQLMPIISSFLNSMETSLNSRGITSPVYVFRGNGGLMDLNMAKEIPVETLLSGPAASLMGGHALSGKDSCMVVDMGGTSTDIVCLKNGFPRLNTEGAMVGKWRTRVNAIDIWTCGLGGDSNVYINDKGNIVIGPDKVVPLAVASLKYPNLKDKMLDENILTFYVPSRPAISNMTEKEKTALKFVEENAPCSIYEAISKIEGIVFIEDELIKLKKRGFVSMTGLTPTDIMHCRGSYKSGDEEASKIGLKIFSDKYGDDDADLSEVIMDLIITRVGEEVIKKSLSDKNILLSDDSAFETLLRAAAGSDLFNDLSIETHMKLPLIGVGAPAQILIEPVSGKMDVEMIVPQGYEVCNAVGAVLSKVIESVTVKIYPSADHTYRVFSPGSSPIEYSTIEMAKSSARTAAENHVMDKMKAMSVTDVHLNVEVDEHRFCDGYGKEMKFTNWIDVTATAVGMPKTKMR, encoded by the coding sequence ATGTCAATAGGTCTGGGAGTCGATACCGGCGGAACTTTTACCGATGCGGCAATAGTTGATTTAGACAGTAAGAAAATTCTTTCCAAAGCAAAATCGCCTACAACTTACCAAGACTTATCGATCGGAATATTGGGCGCTATCGATGGAGCGTTGTCATCCTGCAGCATCCCGCCCGCAGACATAGACATAGTCGGACTTTCTACCACATTGGCTACCAATTCAATTTTAGAAGGAAAAGGAGGAGAAGTTGGTCTCCTCGGTATAGGATGGACTCCAAGAGATGACTGGGAGCTGGGATGCAAAAAATCTACATTCATCACTGGAGGCTACGATTCCTGGGGAATGAAGTCAACCAACATGAATGAAAGTGAGCTGGATAAAGCTCTAGAGTATATCTGCGAAGGCGTTGATGCTGTTGCAGTCTCAGGAAAATTCAGCGTAGCTAATCCTATGCAGGAAACGAGAGTAAAGAGAATGATCATGTCGAAGTACGGCCTGCCGGTTGTACTCGGGCATGAGATGAGTGCAGAGCTCGGCATATATGAGCGCACTGTCACAGCTGTTCTGAATGCTCAATTGATGCCGATCATCAGTTCATTTTTGAATTCAATGGAAACCTCCCTTAACTCCAGGGGGATTACATCTCCTGTTTACGTTTTCAGAGGCAACGGCGGTCTGATGGATCTCAATATGGCAAAGGAGATCCCGGTAGAGACCCTTCTTTCCGGTCCTGCCGCATCACTTATGGGAGGCCACGCACTCTCCGGAAAAGACAGCTGCATGGTTGTGGATATGGGAGGAACTTCAACAGACATAGTCTGTCTGAAAAACGGCTTCCCTCGTTTGAACACTGAAGGGGCAATGGTTGGAAAATGGAGAACCAGAGTAAACGCAATCGATATCTGGACGTGCGGACTCGGAGGAGATTCCAATGTTTATATCAATGATAAGGGAAACATCGTAATCGGTCCTGACAAAGTAGTGCCTCTGGCAGTTGCTTCGTTGAAGTATCCAAACTTAAAAGACAAGATGCTGGATGAGAATATTCTCACATTCTATGTTCCTTCCAGACCAGCAATATCAAACATGACTGAAAAAGAGAAGACTGCACTTAAGTTTGTAGAGGAAAATGCTCCGTGCAGCATTTATGAAGCAATTTCCAAAATTGAAGGTATAGTCTTCATAGAAGATGAACTTATAAAACTGAAAAAACGCGGATTTGTGAGCATGACTGGGCTGACTCCGACAGACATTATGCACTGCCGCGGCAGTTATAAGTCTGGAGATGAGGAAGCATCAAAGATTGGTTTGAAAATTTTCTCTGACAAATACGGAGATGATGATGCTGATTTGTCAGAAGTTATCATGGATCTGATCATAACACGCGTTGGTGAAGAAGTAATCAAGAAATCCTTGTCGGACAAGAACATCCTGCTGAGTGATGATAGTGCATTTGAAACTCTTCTCCGCGCTGCCGCCGGGTCTGATTTATTCAATGATCTTTCAATTGAAACGCACATGAAACTGCCGCTGATCGGGGTTGGTGCTCCGGCTCAAATTCTCATAGAACCGGTATCTGGAAAAATGGATGTGGAAATGATCGTTCCTCAGGGCTATGAAGTCTGTAATGCAGTAGGAGCTGTTCTCAGCAAGGTTATCGAATCTGTGACTGTCAAGATATACCCCAGTGCAGACCATACATATAGAGTATTCAGTCCGGGTTCTTCACCGATTGAATATTCTACCATTGAAATGGCAAAGAGCTCTGCCAGAACTGCTGCAGAAAATCATGTAATGGACAAAATGAAAGCTATGTCTGTAACAGATGTGCATCTCAATGTGGAAGTCGATGAGCACAGATTCTGTGATGGATACGGCAAAGAAATGAAGTTCACGAATTGGATCGATGTTACAGCTACAGCAGTAGGGATGCCGAAGACTAAAATGCGGTGA
- a CDS encoding DUF1634 domain-containing protein, translated as MDDNLNHRISSVLAVGMIASIIVLFIGLVMLIILGGDYEEVTMSLSEIAQGILQGNPIAVIDLGIILLIITPLVRVISLAVTFAMKKEGKFVAACLIVLILVAVTVILKSGA; from the coding sequence ATGGACGATAATCTTAATCACAGAATAAGTTCCGTTCTTGCTGTCGGCATGATTGCCAGCATCATCGTTCTATTCATCGGACTGGTCATGCTCATCATCCTCGGTGGAGATTACGAAGAAGTCACGATGTCTCTTTCAGAAATCGCACAGGGGATTCTGCAGGGAAATCCAATAGCCGTTATTGATTTAGGAATTATACTGCTCATCATTACTCCGCTGGTACGTGTGATCTCTTTAGCTGTCACATTCGCCATGAAAAAAGAAGGCAAGTTTGTTGCGGCATGCCTTATAGTTTTGATATTGGTAGCAGTGACAGTAATTCTTAAATCGGGCGCATAA
- a CDS encoding ATP-binding protein, with the protein MNASHEVQRTGYLRRLESGKDRCDVVKVITGLKRCGKSTLIRQYIKKLKETVDENAIVYINLESREAKSIETYKDLNDYLASKINSAKRAYVFLDEIQRVSGWEKSINSLMVDYDADIYITGSNAYILSSELSTYLSGRYVEINMLPLSFKEYLELHPPSEGHDKYARFQDYIWYGSMPMVDPDGDEEFTSDHLVGIYNTILNKDVQFRLGVHDPVMLNNVCRYIMSNIGNITSSNSISENTDLSPVTVRNYLRTLEEAYIIYKAYRYDIRGKKLLKTREKYYVSDTGMRNTVLGNSAGDDISRQIENIVYLELLRRGYSVNVGSYRDYEIDFTARKRNKIEYFQVTQTLLPEETYEREVRSLELINDNFPKTILSLDPITRNTGNGIKHVNLLDWLLEATRL; encoded by the coding sequence ATGAACGCATCTCATGAAGTCCAAAGAACAGGTTATCTCAGAAGACTGGAGAGTGGAAAGGACCGCTGCGATGTGGTGAAAGTAATCACAGGCCTCAAAAGATGCGGCAAATCCACTTTGATAAGGCAGTATATTAAGAAACTGAAAGAGACTGTTGATGAAAACGCCATAGTCTACATTAATCTGGAGTCGAGAGAAGCCAAATCAATTGAAACATACAAGGATCTCAATGATTACTTAGCTTCAAAAATAAATTCAGCAAAAAGAGCATATGTTTTCCTGGATGAAATTCAAAGAGTAAGCGGGTGGGAGAAAAGCATCAACTCTCTGATGGTTGACTATGATGCCGACATATATATTACAGGATCTAACGCGTACATCCTGTCTTCTGAACTATCTACCTACTTGTCTGGAAGATATGTAGAGATAAACATGCTGCCATTATCATTCAAAGAATATCTTGAACTTCATCCGCCAAGCGAAGGTCATGACAAGTATGCCAGATTTCAGGATTATATATGGTATGGATCAATGCCAATGGTTGACCCTGACGGAGATGAGGAGTTTACCAGCGATCATCTGGTAGGCATATACAATACAATTCTCAACAAAGATGTTCAGTTTAGATTGGGTGTCCATGATCCGGTGATGCTCAACAATGTGTGCAGATACATAATGTCCAATATCGGAAATATCACCAGCAGCAATTCAATTTCTGAAAATACTGATTTATCTCCAGTCACGGTAAGAAATTACCTTCGCACATTGGAAGAAGCTTACATCATTTACAAAGCGTACAGATATGATATCAGAGGAAAAAAATTATTGAAAACGCGTGAGAAATATTACGTCTCGGATACTGGAATGAGAAATACAGTTCTCGGTAATTCAGCCGGAGATGATATCAGCAGACAGATTGAGAATATTGTATACCTTGAGCTTCTGCGAAGGGGATATTCTGTGAATGTCGGCAGCTACCGCGATTATGAAATAGATTTCACGGCCAGAAAAAGAAATAAAATTGAGTATTTTCAAGTAACTCAGACCTTACTGCCTGAAGAAACATATGAAAGAGAAGTGAGATCATTGGAATTGATAAATGATAATTTTCCTAAAACAATATTATCATTAGATCCAATTACGCGCAATACAGGCAACGGGATAAAACATGTTAATCTGCTGGACTGGCTGCTTGAAGCAACAAGATTGTGA
- a CDS encoding sulfite exporter TauE/SafE family protein, whose translation MDPILMVEVMITAAAAGIIGSMFGIGGGLIVIPVLTLIFGLPMKEAIGASLISIIATSTSAASRYVSKGMANMKLGMFLEPFTVAGSITGAAIAMYLNQEILSALFAVILIYGSYHMAYGKKSDSALKDKKTYPSVSGSYMDEGKEVSYDVVNLPRGMAASFGAGNISGMLGVGGGIIKVPVMNLWMNVPMKAATATSNFMIGVTALASASVYYVSGRLSPTLAASVAIGAFLGTKVGPILALKTASDSMKKMFAVLMIIIAIAMILKVFGYEVM comes from the coding sequence ATGGATCCTATACTCATGGTAGAAGTGATGATAACAGCTGCAGCAGCTGGTATAATCGGATCCATGTTCGGGATAGGCGGCGGATTGATTGTTATTCCCGTCTTAACCTTAATTTTCGGCCTGCCTATGAAAGAAGCCATAGGGGCCAGTTTGATAAGTATCATTGCAACATCAACCAGCGCAGCTTCCAGATATGTGTCCAAAGGCATGGCCAATATGAAGCTGGGAATGTTTTTGGAGCCGTTTACTGTAGCAGGATCAATAACCGGAGCAGCGATAGCCATGTACCTGAACCAGGAGATCCTCTCTGCACTTTTTGCAGTCATTCTGATTTACGGCTCATACCACATGGCATATGGGAAAAAATCGGATTCTGCGCTAAAAGATAAAAAGACATATCCTTCAGTCTCCGGAAGCTACATGGATGAGGGAAAGGAAGTCAGTTATGATGTTGTGAATCTCCCGCGCGGAATGGCTGCCAGCTTCGGAGCCGGCAATATATCAGGCATGCTGGGTGTGGGGGGAGGCATCATCAAAGTTCCAGTAATGAACCTCTGGATGAACGTTCCCATGAAAGCTGCCACCGCTACATCCAACTTCATGATCGGTGTGACAGCACTTGCGAGCGCCAGCGTTTACTATGTCAGCGGGCGTCTTTCACCAACGTTGGCAGCTTCAGTGGCTATCGGAGCATTCTTAGGAACCAAAGTAGGACCGATATTAGCATTAAAAACAGCCAGCGACAGTATGAAAAAAATGTTCGCAGTGCTGATGATAATCATTGCCATTGCGATGATTCTGAAAGTATTCGGATATGAGGTGATGTGA
- a CDS encoding THUMP domain-containing protein — MDVILVRYAEVGLKSPGVRRYFENILIDNILNNLAHHQIEALVDCEQGRIHVTTDKIEAAIPVLTKVFGVASVSPAYTCSSDMAEMCQAVADFSRDYMSEGMSFAVKARREGNHPYSSMDVGREVGSAIFIANEDRNVKVNLSKPDMTFYVEIRGKSARVFTEYIPGPGGLPFGSQGKVVAFVETEKDALAAWFMMKRGCRAVIAGREDGAARLLREWVPNLKIMDCSIKDVLYKENKILAAVYGYTLRDIDKIKSVNLSLPAFYPLSGMSDEEVDSWILKVLNS; from the coding sequence GTGGATGTAATCTTAGTTCGATATGCAGAAGTCGGTCTGAAAAGCCCAGGCGTCAGACGTTATTTTGAAAACATACTTATTGACAACATTCTCAACAATCTCGCACATCATCAAATCGAAGCACTGGTGGATTGTGAGCAGGGCAGAATACACGTTACTACTGACAAGATCGAGGCTGCAATCCCAGTCCTTACTAAAGTCTTCGGAGTGGCTTCTGTCTCTCCTGCTTACACCTGCAGCAGCGACATGGCTGAAATGTGTCAGGCAGTTGCAGACTTTTCCAGAGACTACATGAGCGAAGGAATGTCATTTGCCGTCAAGGCCCGCAGGGAGGGCAATCATCCCTATTCAAGCATGGATGTAGGCAGGGAAGTAGGGTCGGCAATATTCATTGCAAATGAAGACAGAAACGTAAAGGTCAATCTGTCTAAGCCTGATATGACCTTCTACGTTGAAATAAGAGGAAAATCTGCACGTGTCTTTACTGAATACATTCCCGGACCGGGGGGTCTGCCTTTTGGAAGCCAGGGAAAAGTTGTAGCTTTCGTAGAAACGGAAAAAGATGCCCTTGCTGCCTGGTTCATGATGAAACGCGGCTGCAGAGCGGTAATCGCAGGCAGAGAAGACGGAGCTGCCAGACTTCTCAGGGAATGGGTTCCTAACCTAAAAATCATGGACTGCAGCATAAAAGATGTGCTGTATAAAGAAAATAAGATACTGGCCGCAGTCTACGGCTATACTTTAAGAGACATTGATAAAATAAAATCTGTAAATCTCAGCCTGCCGGCATTCTATCCGCTTTCAGGAATGAGTGATGAAGAAGTCGACTCATGGATTCTGAAAGTGCTTAACAGCTGA
- a CDS encoding dockerin type I domain-containing protein: protein MNSKIIAVVIVAILAVAGIGVVVLTTGNDDSYKTVETNRLVVYGNANNDDTIDTHDLDIVKSIADGESVWDSQSNPFADTNADGVIDSKDVDLLEKIIKKEPCEVYYRDYQGDAVRVDYPLVGKIGTMYYQQAQLAILLGLWDNVTACCERSMNDVTSPGYLEKFSYGDGYNVDPELVLKSGVDTIICYTQTDTTAPDMKKLVNSTGADLNVLCINHESLLECVVTYGFLFDVTEKSLEYAKLADECSTSLYECMKDVPTDEQPSVAIVMLYGTATTDKIRVLGYSETGNKHNLAKLINSVPNVNWVRADLNSPSYGTYVTSEWFLENQPDYIILVGSSMGTSSDMSLDEIKNVYYTKCEEVFGKTNAFNNGHIIAASNGLLNGYSNPLVSLKLLSYVYDEIDDKLAEEAYNQWYDKYALHTVEEYPSESIFYVTK, encoded by the coding sequence ATGAACAGTAAAATTATTGCCGTTGTAATTGTTGCAATTTTAGCGGTAGCAGGAATTGGAGTAGTTGTTCTTACAACGGGGAACGATGACTCCTATAAGACTGTTGAAACCAACAGATTAGTTGTTTATGGAAATGCTAACAATGACGATACGATTGATACTCATGACTTGGACATCGTCAAAAGCATTGCTGATGGGGAATCAGTCTGGGACAGTCAGAGCAATCCATTTGCAGATACAAATGCGGACGGTGTAATAGATTCCAAAGATGTGGATCTTCTTGAGAAAATAATCAAAAAAGAGCCCTGTGAAGTATATTACCGTGATTATCAGGGAGATGCTGTGAGGGTGGATTATCCGCTTGTAGGCAAAATTGGAACTATGTATTATCAGCAGGCTCAGCTGGCAATTCTTCTTGGCCTCTGGGATAATGTAACTGCGTGCTGCGAACGCTCTATGAATGATGTAACAAGTCCCGGCTACCTGGAAAAATTCTCATATGGTGATGGATACAATGTCGATCCTGAACTTGTGTTGAAATCTGGCGTAGACACTATAATCTGCTACACACAGACAGACACAACAGCTCCAGATATGAAAAAGCTTGTTAATTCCACAGGTGCAGATCTAAATGTACTGTGCATAAACCACGAGAGCCTTCTGGAATGTGTTGTTACGTATGGTTTTCTGTTCGATGTTACTGAAAAATCTCTTGAATATGCAAAACTTGCAGATGAGTGCAGCACTTCACTCTATGAATGCATGAAAGATGTTCCTACAGATGAACAGCCGTCAGTGGCTATTGTCATGCTTTATGGAACAGCAACAACTGACAAAATAAGAGTGCTGGGCTACAGTGAGACAGGAAATAAGCACAACCTAGCTAAACTCATAAATTCTGTACCCAATGTCAATTGGGTAAGAGCGGATCTTAATTCTCCTTCATATGGTACATATGTAACTTCTGAATGGTTTCTGGAAAATCAGCCGGATTACATAATTCTGGTCGGATCAAGCATGGGTACGTCATCAGATATGTCTTTAGATGAAATTAAAAATGTATATTATACCAAATGTGAAGAGGTGTTTGGAAAAACCAACGCGTTTAACAACGGCCACATAATCGCAGCATCCAACGGGTTGTTGAATGGTTATTCCAATCCGCTTGTATCACTCAAGCTGCTTTCTTACGTGTATGATGAGATTGATGATAAACTGGCGGAAGAAGCATACAACCAGTGGTATGACAAATATGCACTGCACACAGTTGAGGAATACCCTTCAGAAAGCATATTCTATGTTACTAAGTAA